From Aquificota bacterium, one genomic window encodes:
- a CDS encoding HAMP domain-containing histidine kinase, translating to MSVRLKALILFFSLYIGSVFLLSFFSLLLIRSSLYEYTLNYMEYQVNPLIDFYKKYYKNPNFYAKLLAEDVVSREIASILVDEKGRVLNKESFLEGSMPEVEEEEIKQMLKEKKGVGKEYAFIVKEIGHYKLIILGKLEGIRKIEHRILIFTAILVLFISLPASLLAVFSIKRLLEPLSYLRDISERISKGQLDIEIKVSGRRDEFGLLEEAYANMVERLKSIILWQREFIRNITHALKTPLAYIKGQMELLQMGAYGEEKLREIYSRVYAQSEKMERLITQLATIMRLESQMPLKVERVSINQLFAEIEEEYEFIKEERNFFVDYLEEDKEIEVDKEYFKLALRNLIENAYKYSEKGARISLYFKDGCIVVEDEGIGMEHPEKAGELFYREATDKDGSGLGLYIVRLIAQKSGMDMKIESKKGLGTKVSLCYNFKL from the coding sequence ATGTCAGTTAGGCTTAAAGCACTAATTCTTTTCTTCAGTCTTTATATAGGCAGTGTATTTTTACTTTCCTTTTTTAGTCTTTTGCTTATAAGAAGTAGCCTTTATGAATATACCCTCAATTACATGGAGTATCAGGTAAACCCTTTAATAGACTTTTATAAAAAGTATTATAAAAATCCCAATTTCTATGCCAAACTCCTTGCGGAGGACGTTGTATCAAGGGAAATAGCCAGCATTTTGGTAGATGAAAAAGGTAGAGTTTTAAATAAGGAGAGTTTTTTGGAAGGAAGTATGCCAGAGGTTGAGGAAGAAGAAATAAAGCAAATGTTAAAGGAAAAGAAGGGTGTAGGAAAGGAATATGCTTTTATAGTTAAAGAAATTGGCCACTACAAGCTTATAATCTTGGGAAAGTTGGAAGGTATAAGGAAAATAGAACACAGGATATTAATTTTTACAGCTATTTTAGTCCTATTTATATCTCTCCCTGCATCCTTGCTTGCGGTTTTTTCAATAAAAAGACTTCTTGAACCTTTGTCTTACCTTAGGGATATATCAGAACGCATATCCAAGGGTCAGTTGGATATAGAAATAAAGGTGAGTGGGAGGCGGGATGAGTTTGGCCTTTTGGAAGAGGCTTATGCCAATATGGTGGAAAGGTTAAAAAGCATAATTTTATGGCAGAGGGAGTTTATTAGGAACATAACCCATGCCTTAAAGACGCCCTTGGCCTACATAAAAGGACAGATGGAGCTTTTGCAGATGGGTGCCTATGGTGAAGAAAAGCTACGAGAAATATACTCCAGAGTATATGCCCAGTCGGAAAAGATGGAAAGGCTTATAACCCAGCTTGCCACCATAATGAGGCTTGAATCTCAAATGCCACTAAAGGTAGAAAGGGTAAGCATAAACCAGCTTTTTGCAGAGATAGAAGAGGAGTATGAGTTTATAAAGGAGGAAAGAAACTTTTTTGTGGATTATCTTGAAGAGGACAAGGAGATAGAAGTGGACAAGGAATACTTTAAACTGGCCTTAAGAAATCTTATAGAAAATGCTTACAAGTATTCTGAGAAGGGTGCAAGGATAAGCCTTTACTTTAAGGATGGATGTATAGTGGTTGAGGATGAGGGCATAGGCATGGAACATCCAGAAAAGGCGGGTGAGCTTTTTTACAGGGAGGCTACAGATAAGGATGGTTCAGGCCTTGGATTATACATAGTGAGGCTTATAGCACAAAAGAGCGGTATGGATATGAAGATAGAAAGTAAAAAGGGCCTTGGCACAAAGGTAAGCCTTTGCTATAATTTTAAATTATGA
- a CDS encoding response regulator transcription factor: MRVLLVEDDQSLGQLLKDGLSHEGFQVDWVRDGYSAINKIMEEDYELVILDIMLPKMDGLRVCKKIRETKDIPIIMLTAKAQIEDKVEGLSAGADDYITKPFSFKELIARIRAVLRRYKKNGPEVLKVGDLELRLKSLEVYYKGSKIHTTQKEFNLLKLLMERAGSAISRDEIYAKVWGYSYGEGSNIVDVYIKNLRNKLGDKDHKLIKTVRGYGYMLSLEDVS, from the coding sequence ATGAGGGTTTTATTGGTTGAAGATGATCAATCCTTGGGACAGCTACTTAAAGATGGTCTAAGCCACGAAGGCTTTCAAGTAGATTGGGTAAGGGATGGCTACAGTGCAATAAACAAGATCATGGAAGAAGATTACGAGCTTGTGATCTTGGACATTATGCTACCAAAAATGGATGGTCTAAGGGTTTGTAAAAAGATAAGAGAGACAAAAGATATTCCCATAATCATGCTTACGGCCAAGGCTCAAATTGAGGATAAGGTGGAAGGTCTTTCCGCTGGTGCGGACGATTACATAACAAAGCCTTTCTCTTTTAAAGAACTTATAGCAAGGATAAGGGCTGTATTAAGAAGGTACAAAAAGAATGGTCCAGAGGTGCTTAAGGTTGGCGATCTTGAATTAAGATTAAAGTCTCTTGAAGTTTATTATAAGGGTAGTAAAATACACACCACACAGAAGGAGTTTAACCTTTTGAAGCTTCTTATGGAGAGGGCTGGGTCTGCTATTAGTAGGGATGAGATATATGCCAAGGTTTGGGGATACTCTTATGGTGAAGGTTCTAACATAGTGGATGTTTATATAAAAAACCTAAGGAACAAACTTGGAGATAAGGATCACAAGCTTATAAAAACGGTAAGAGGATACGGTTATATGTTAAGCTTAGAAGATGTCAGTTAG